Proteins from a genomic interval of Falco rusticolus isolate bFalRus1 chromosome 7, bFalRus1.pri, whole genome shotgun sequence:
- the LGALS3 gene encoding galectin-3 isoform X2, with product MSDGFSKVPFDLPLQAGLMPRMLITIMGTVNPNPNRFSLDFKKGNDIAFHFNPRFNEDNKKVIVCNSMFQNNWGKEERTAPRFPFEAGKPFQLQILCEVDHFKVAVDGAHLLQYNFREKQLNAINKLCINGDITLTSVMPTMI from the exons atgtcAGACGGTTTCTCT AAAGTCCCCTTCGACCTGCCCCTGCAGGCAGGACTCATGCCTCGGATGCTCATAACCATCATGGGAACAGTCAACCCCAACCCAAACAG GTTTTCACTGGATTTCAAGAAGGGGAATGACATTGCCTTCCACTTCAATCCGCGCTTCAatgaagacaacaaaaaagtcATCGTCTGCAATTCGATGTTCCAGAATaactggggaaaggaggagaggacAGCTCCCAGGTTTCCATTTGAAGCTGGAAAACCCTTCcag ctccAGATCCTCTGCGAGGTGGATCACTTCAAGGTAGCGGTTGACGGTGCCCACTTGCTGCAGTACAACTTCCgtgagaagcagctgaatgCGATCAACAAACTCTGCATCAACGGGGACATCACCCTCACCAGTGTCATGCCAACCATGATATAA
- the LGALS3 gene encoding galectin-3 isoform X1, translated as MSDGFSLNDALATNNNPTPSAPPPQGWPSWGNQPPAPGTFPAYPGPPGSYPGAPAAYPGAPGAYPGAPGAYPGAPGQGPYPGAPGAFPGAPAGPGSYPAPGQPSSGPGFGPPPPQGGPAPPMKVPFDLPLQAGLMPRMLITIMGTVNPNPNRFSLDFKKGNDIAFHFNPRFNEDNKKVIVCNSMFQNNWGKEERTAPRFPFEAGKPFQLQILCEVDHFKVAVDGAHLLQYNFREKQLNAINKLCINGDITLTSVMPTMI; from the exons atgtcAGACGGTTTCTCT tTAAACGACGCCTTGGCCACCAACAACAACCCGACCCCCtctgcacccccaccccagggctggcCCTCCTGGGGGaaccagccaccagctcctgggACATTCCCGGCATACCCCGGCCCTCCAGGGTCCTATCCTGGTGCACCAGCAGCATATCCCGGAGCACCAGGGGCATATCCTGGAGCACCAGGGGCATATCCTGGAGCACCAGGACAGGGACCATATCCCGGAGCACCTGGAGCATTCCCTGGAGCACCAGCAGGACCAGGGTCGTATCCTGCCCCAGGACAACCATCCAGTGGCCCTGGATTTGGGCCCCCTCCTCCGCAGGGGGGACCAGCTCCTCCAATG AAAGTCCCCTTCGACCTGCCCCTGCAGGCAGGACTCATGCCTCGGATGCTCATAACCATCATGGGAACAGTCAACCCCAACCCAAACAG GTTTTCACTGGATTTCAAGAAGGGGAATGACATTGCCTTCCACTTCAATCCGCGCTTCAatgaagacaacaaaaaagtcATCGTCTGCAATTCGATGTTCCAGAATaactggggaaaggaggagaggacAGCTCCCAGGTTTCCATTTGAAGCTGGAAAACCCTTCcag ctccAGATCCTCTGCGAGGTGGATCACTTCAAGGTAGCGGTTGACGGTGCCCACTTGCTGCAGTACAACTTCCgtgagaagcagctgaatgCGATCAACAAACTCTGCATCAACGGGGACATCACCCTCACCAGTGTCATGCCAACCATGATATAA